A segment of the Lolium perenne isolate Kyuss_39 chromosome 3, Kyuss_2.0, whole genome shotgun sequence genome:
gaaagcgagctcaccagcttcctccgtgagaatcgggacatcttcgcatggactccaagagacatgccgggtgtgccgagggagttggctgagcaccacctccacgtccggcctgaagccaagccggtgaagcagcctctcaggcgcttcgccgaagaacgaaggaaggccatcggtgaagaaatcgcccggctcctagctgccggcttcatcatggaagtgctgcacccggactggttggcgaacccggtcctggtgttgaagaagaacggctcctggcgcatgtgtatcgactacaccagcctgaacaaggcgtgcccgaaggaccccttccccctgccgcgcatagatcaagtcatagactcgactgccggctgtgaactgttgtctttcctagatgcctattcaggctaccaccagattcctttgaatccggctgatcaaataaagacttcgttcattaccccgtacggggcttactgctacacgactatgccattcggcttgaaaaatgcaggcgccacctaccaaaggtgcatgcaaaagtgtttgcaggatcaaatcggcagaaatgttcacgcatatgtggatgatgtcgttgtaaaaaccaaggagatgcctaccctccttgacgacctgagagaaaccttcaccaatctgagaagattccggatgaagctcaacccggccaagtgcacattcggcgtgccgtctggccagctccttggctacctcgtctctcagcgagggatcgaagccaacccggacaagatcagtgccctggagaagatggaactgccgcagtgcctcaaggacgtccagaagtttgctggctgcctggcctccttgagccgcttcgtcagccggctgggggagaaggcactgcccctgtatcaactaatgaagaaggcggacaagttcgtctggtcaccgcaggcggatgaagccttccgtgacttgaagcgcgtgctctccaccgcgccaatccttgcgacGCCGGCTtccatggagccgatgctgttgtacatcgcagccaccaaccgagtggttagcgttgtcctggtggtggagcgcaaagaagccgaaaacagagagaagctggtccagcgcccagtctattacctcagcgaagtgctctcccagtcgaagcaaaattacccccactaccagaaggtcacctacggcgtgtacatggcggccaagaagctcaagcattactttcaagaacatcccatcagGGTGGTCGCCACAGCACctctggcggaaatcatcggcagcaaggatgccaatggccgggttgccaagtgggccctggagctagccgcccacaccatcctctacgagccacgcacagccatcaagtcgcagatcctcgccgacttcttcgtcgactgggctgagatgcgcaccgccgcctgtgccggattccacacattggaagatgcacttcgacggctcgaagatgcgcaacggcttgggagccggcatcgtcatcacctctcctaagggggaccggctggactacgtcctgcagatccacttcgccgcatccaacaatgtggcggaatatgaagcgctcattcatgggctgaagctggccaaggagattggcgtgcgccgcatactttgcttcggcgactccgacttggtcatacagcaagcatctggcgactgggacgcgaaggacgccaacatggcctcgtaccgcttccacgtccagcagctatccggcttcttcgacggctgcgaattccatcatgtgccacgagcaaataacgaagcggctgacgccttatccaagattggctcaacccggcaagccattccgccgggtgtcgccttggcggttctcaagaagccgtccatcataccgtcaccggactcggattcaatattcgtgccggctgacccgggggctgttcagccgaacccgggggcttcatcgcccaagtcgggggctaacaagccaaacccgccggctagcatgccgaacccggggacttctcagtccaacccgggggcttcatcgccaaactcgggggctaacaagccgaacccgccggctagcaagccggacccggcgaccatgcagtcgaatccggaagctcccacgcaggaggccctgttggtcagcgtattcgagataaaatgcgtaccttcatgggcacaagagttcctctcctacctcaccgacggtgtgctgcccgacgatagagtccaggccaggcagattgagagaagggccaaggcctataccatcatcaaccaccagctgtacaaacgcagcgtaagtggggtgttccagcggtgcgtcgagccggctgaagggattgaactcctacgggaaatccatcaaggagagtgcggacatcacgcctcatctagagccatagtggccaaagccttccggcacggcttttactggccgactgcgctcagagacgcagaagatttggtgaagaagtgcaacggctgtcagcgcttcgcaaagcaaagacaccagccggcttccgccttgaaaaccatccccatcacatggccatttgccgtatggggcttggatatggtgggcccattcagaacagcgcgaggcggcatgacacacctcttggtgatgattgacaaattcaccaagtggatcgaagccaagccaatcaagaaactggacgggtccacagccgtcacattcctcaaggagatcattgtgagattcggctacccccacaccatcatcaccgacaacggcaccaacttctcccaaggcatcttctctcgctattggggaaatggggatccggatggccctatcttcgtgGCACAcccgagtccaacggacaagtggaaaaggctaacggcttagtcctagccggcatccggccacggctggtggagccgctcgagcgagcagccggctgctggattgaggagctgcccaatgtgctgtggagcctgcgcacaacgacaaaccgctcagtcggcttcacaccatttttcctcgtatacggggccgaagccgtcttgccgactgatatcgagcatgacgcgccaaggatcaagctctacacagaagccgaagccaaagaagctcgcgaagatggagtcgacctggtcgaagaggcccggctgctggctgagtctagatctaccatctaccagcaaagcctccgacgctatcacagccggaaggtccagcccttagcattccgagaaggagacctagtgctccggctgatccagaggacagccggacagcataaactgtcatccccatgggagggtcccttcatcgtgagcaaggcggtaggcaatgattcctactatctcatagatgcccaagaggctaagaaaaacaagccggacaaggctgacgaggagactaaacgtccctggaatgtcgggttactccgcccattttacacatgagagcaggaatgtatgtatcccttgtatcccttttgcaagttatgaaaaagcttgcgccaagagcgccgtttccgacaagtttttcgcgtactttaccttgtttcgccaattggcttgaaccctctcacgcggccggctcggtaacgtgatccggtttccgacagccggcttccgatccagctacagaccgcaacccggctgtccatgGCGGGAGTAAggtctagggagccggcacgcgaaaaacgactaagggaaagagtaaagcgagttgacttgcaacttttcataaagtgccggattgccgaattcagctcgttcgactgaaatactgtcggcctcacccggcggcccgctcttgatccggcgacggatcgcaagtcggacgtacgaccggcaagggcacagccaaagagtggggcggatgggaaaaagcgaacgagtcgaaagaaagcaaatcggcacacaaatgattaacaaacacactaaagtgtgacttaataaaaggcgataatattgtcttacatctgcacccggcatcccggggatttaataaattgtcttgcaaaagaacaactgaaaagcaggaaatctaagccggaggggcatcagtggagccggcggccgggtcgtcctcaggcacgtcttccgcctcctcctcatccatgtattcttcatcattggatggaggagggttcggatccgcgacgaagagggtcttgtcgacgaactcggcgatggtgctggctcgagcgaggcgggcggccttgagatcggcggggagcttggtctccacgccggctcgccgggactccagctgccccaggtccacctcgttgtaccaggagaggacgaaggacagcgccatgtcggcaccggcgcgcgtggccgactccttccagtcgaggaagcggtccggcgcccgctccatcgcggagatgaggccggagatgtcttgcggcaccgcctccccaggccatagcatgggcaccagctcttcagccgctTTCCGCAACTCCCAGCCGAGCTgggtgacgggctcgatgcgggcggccatggacgcgTGTGGTCCtgcatggagaagtactccgagctgccctcgccagtctccTGCCTCCTGGAGTCACGTGCGGCGCcgacggctgccaaagccgcctcTGCGTCTCGGGGAAGGccgctgaagaagaagaagcatgtcgaagccatcaaagccgaaataagctgaaaaatgcaaattttcgaagtcctagtaAGCCTTGGCGGACGGCAAGAACCGATCGCCCCagccgaagatggagattccgaagctctaaagtagcttggcggcagccggcaagaaccgactgcccccagcccgaaaatggagatttcgaagtaaaaaagaaaaagcctggcggcagccggcaagaaccgactgcccccagcccgaagatggagatatcgaaaaatcagaagtttctgctgccggctaccaacgaaagtcggcagtcgacagccgaaagccggcacagggtaggaacataaagatgcactcacccgccaagccgcgatcaagcgcgctaaaGTCATCAGTCCAGcgtttggcggtagccgtcagctctgtggacttggcagtgacctcctcctgcagcacaagccgctgcttctccacctccgacagccgccggctcagatcatccaccttctccttctccgccgtcctgagggagttgagctcggtgatgtggttcttctccagcaggcgcagccgtgtcagctcctgctcagccagcttgagcttggctgcggcagatcggcccgcctcctcgctctcggcgcactgcgcgcgagcggctcggagatccgactccagctgcgggaccttggcggcctcaactgcgaggcggccggaaagaaatgtcagccaaccaagattaagaaagaaacaagacatcaagtcgaaagaagcatagagcttacccttgacagcctccagctcgcgagccaagccggctcgctcgatcttagccttgtggtagctggtcaccacctggttgtacaagaaggtgcgccgctcctcaaccgtctgaaagaatcagttgctTAGACAAGACCTGGACTGGCTTCAGGCAGCCGGCCCacgtctcggagggctaccagaacaagaaaattgcaaaagaaaagaaaacacaccttctcagcatcctccagcgtcgccagctgggcaagggtctcggcggccttggtcttgaggctggcccgatagccggagaaaagcatcttcatgggcgccgtgccagctgcccctcccggctgagtacctcgcaggagttcgcctgatgccatgccctctccatggttcctgccgagccaaagctggagtcggaggcggatggcacagccaccagccgggcacccttggccacatgaaggccctcagacgggcccgctgcgccctccgtcctcaccagcgcgtgcgagtcggcgccctccgtgcgcgccggctcgtccctcgccggctcctgcctgggtggctcgtccctcgtcggccgaggcggcggcgtcgctccggcgcagcggatggcccagccggcccagttgTCTCCGGCGCCCGGGCGCCCTCCGGACTCTCGTCCAACTCCACCACGGCGGGCctgctgccggctccggccgcagcgGCGCGGCCCTGCCAGCGCCGCCAGTCCTAggagcagccccgccggctccggccccggctgaaggcggcatgccccgcccggccccagcggccgaagaggcgtccggcgcgggaacatgtcgtccagcgtcggctgccgcgttggctcgacccgcgtgccgcgatccggcgcggaggccagcggcacggcaaaggaagaagccccctgtcgcagcggcggcggcgtaggtgcgcgcgaggaaggttGCGGCGTCTGCTCCTCCTCtcgcgcggaagcggcgacaccacgcgtggagcttgccgggagccgccgccctgagcaaacttgataggggccctagccggataaacagaaagataataagcataaaagtaaggaaagaaaaggaatcaaacaagaaaaagagaaagagaactcacccggcttgctccgggaccttcttcggctgctgccggcgctgcttcttcgcctccaaggcggcggtggagccggctcgtttcgtgcccttgggcgccgaagtcgccgtggtgcttggcggcctcgagcgcagaggcacggcggggattggccccgtgccggacgtcgccggctcctcctcctcctcctggtgctctggtgaagggggcggattgtgctccccctggccgcctagatcaggcgcctgcggcagatcgtcgtcgccggcatggtcgccggcttggtcagccggatcgacgagatccggcgtccacctcttcgtcgccaggtcgccgtcctcggcgttctggcgctcaaaaacctagaaagacagaaaagcatgagcatatgacaagccggaagtcggcagaagaaaaaagaagtcggcctcgcagccgcaagccggaaaatggcaaagactcgaagcttacccgcgccggtggatggttcctgtcgcagggcgccagcccgtagctccagtcctccgccaagttcgccttggtgatgtggttcacccggctggccacctgggccttggtgagcggcgccttggacgtccggttcggatcgaaccggccggacatgtgcccgatcttgtgggtgcgcatctggagcggcagcacccggcgctcggcgatggtgcagagaagatcttcggcagtcagcccgcctgcggtggctgtcgccaggagatcccagagcaggttcacctcggcgttctggtccgtcgagcgggcgttgtggctccagttgatccggccgactggaggagccggattgaactccggcaggttgatccggtcgacgagctccccctcgttgcgcacgtagaagaatgacatttgccagttcttcaccgagtcgacggtggggatcttggggaaaggcgtaccaggccgggtgtagatcgaggcggcgccgcaggctcgcaggcgaccgtcgttggtctgcgccttcaagaagaagagccggctccgaagtcgatgtcgggccacaagccggcgtaagcctccatgaacgctacgaagcagctcaggaggacgcacgcgttggccggcaggtggtgcggctgaaggccgaagtggtcgaggaattgccgaaagaacggcgaagccggcagacccagcccgcggtcgaggtgcgcgccaaaaacgacgcgctcgccgttcctcggctcgggctccgtctcctcgccgggcacccgcgtgatgacCGACCGCGGGACTCGCCGGAGGCGTACcaggcgctcgatgtcgtcctcccgcatgtaggagcccctccacgatccatcgggggacgccattgacgaggtcgaggaagaagatgaccggagaggctgaacggcgaggaagaaccttgcggtcgcggcggcggcagcggcggctgaggacgctccgtcgagacgcgcggccccgtggcgccggattggcggggtggcggcggcggatcggtggagattcgcccgccggagttcgccagcggaagatgttcgccggagcagcggcgagct
Coding sequences within it:
- the LOC139837471 gene encoding uncharacterized protein is translated as MKMLFSGYRASLKTKAAETLAQLATLEDAEKTVEERRTFLYNQVVTSYHKAKIERAGLARELEAVKVEAAKVPQLESDLRAARAQCAESEEAGRSAAAKLKLAEQELTRLRLLEKNHITELNSLRTAEKEKVDDLSRRLSEVEKQRLVLQEEVTAKSTELTATAKRWTDDFSALDRGLAGECIFMFLPCAGFRLSTADFRW
- the LOC139837795 gene encoding uncharacterized protein — translated: MREDDIERLAQTNDGRLRACGAASIYTRPGTPFPKIPTVDSVKNWQMSFFYVRNEGELVDRINLPEFNPAPPVGRINWSHNARSTDQNAEVNLLWDLLATATAGGLTAEDLLCTIAERRVLPLQMRTHKIGHMSGRFDPNRTSKAPLTKAQVASRVNHITKANLAEDWSYGLAPCDRNHPPARVFERQNAEDGDLATKRWTPDLVDPADQAGDHAGDDDLPQAPDLGGQGEHNPPPSPEHQEEEEEPATSGTGPIPAVPLRSRPPSTTATSAPKGTKRAGSTAALEAKKQRRQQPKKVPEQAG